The Danio aesculapii chromosome 8, fDanAes4.1, whole genome shotgun sequence genome window below encodes:
- the LOC130234267 gene encoding interleukin-17 receptor E, translating into MFSVARLLLLLLLLEISMSLRKISRHNALKVRQEWSDVDADLPQLQLQTVLLDQEVCVRVRLSIRPLLSNETLEIVFINPEMGKSDTLIMRRKNTLLLWNSSAGDPFFQPYRTKLQMNEASAVSQQAVWILRYNCFSAPSGSVVSVSAHSNDQTLITASHTVQHTAKREEPVPEARITVDEQEKRFSLLMKTQQNTKISLCYKHSSAECVEIKHHGQVDPQERPTVNLSFPHLVPCVCVQLWFDGVDVKRKTECPLKDRILSRGGDVLSSSTVELYGSVLHWKPLCPSDQSDPSVSLCWRINVQDPHCVPAPNSTLQGSNLEYDVSAVDKHPQMCVQVSLNSSERIFCPFQSEGRSEWSVKLVSGSLHLHLRLKTDTDANFSAQLCQRDGDVCVSTGPVVSRTVTGGAVESDISVSLPFLSSGLCVQVWRVDLHGRRIICPDLVHRRWGLLLGSAVVLLLLLFCVTLHLLDRSRSVLRGSERRPLLLVCSSSDAQHVSAVCSLASGLQGELCMDVRLAQWGQCCPQSSLAQLGPVPWLYGQTQSVQRAGGLVLIAWSPEAQQEYHRWRRNAAEEEKPAEASSITAPEASSITAPVFRAALSCLWTGIHSDARGRGFGLVCFQTLDNNSCIPKPLRCVPKFCLPKDLPSLIHQLSAAGDGAGRCWTRLLSKVLSFSASRKLAPRLEAALSVRDPLILQTPQKRANTRGKHRRRSRAGSVCSCQKQSSESNPAPHLPS; encoded by the exons atgtTCTCCGTCGCTCGGCTGcttttgctgctgctgctgctggagatCTCCATGAGCTTGAGGAAGATCAGCCGACACAACGCGCTCAAAGTCCgacag gaaTGGAGTGATGTTG ATGCTGATCTCCCTCAGCTGCAGCTGCAGACGGTCCTCTTGGATCAGGAGGTGTGTGTTCGTGTTCGACTCTCCATCAGGCCTCTCT TGTCAAATGAAACTCTGGAGATCGTCTTCATTAACCCTGAGATGGGGAAATCAGACACACTGATCATGAGGAGAAAAAACACACTGCTCTTG TGGAACAGCAGTGCTGGGGATCCGTTTTTTCAGCCGTACAGAACTAAACTCCAGATGAATGAAGCGAGCGCAGTGTCCCAGCAGGCCGTC TGGATCCTGCGCTATAACTGTTTCTCAGCTCCGTCTGGATCTGTTGTCTCAGTCTCTGCTCACAGTAATGACCAGACACTCATCACTGCGTCACACACCGTCCAGCACACAg caaaGCGTGAGGAACCTGTTCCTGAAGCCAGAATCACAGTGGATGAGCAGGAGAAACGCTTCAGTTTACTGATGAAAACCCAGCAGAACACCAAGATCAGCCTGTGCTACAAACACTCGTCTGCTGAGTGTGTGGAGATAAAACACCACGGCCag GTTGACCCACAGGAGCGTCCAACAGTGAACCTGAGCTTCCCTCATCTGgtgccatgtgtgtgtgttcag CTGTGGTTTGATGGCGTCGATGTCAAACGGAAAACAGAGTGTCCCTTAAAAGACAGGATCCTGTCAC gtggAGGTGATGTCCTGTCCTCCAGCACTGTTGAACTCTATGGCTCTGTTCTGCATTGGAAGCCTCTCTGTccctctgaccaatcagatcccTCTGTCTCACTCTGCTGGCGAATAAATGTCCAGGACCCCCACTGTGTCCCCGCCCCCAACAGCACCCTGCAGGGGTCAAACCTG GAGTATGATGTGTCTGCAGTGGACAAACACCCTCAGATGTGTGTGCAg GTTTCTCTGAACAGCAGTGAGCGGATCTTCTGTCCATTCCAGTCAG AGGGCCGCTCTGAGTGGTCCGTGAAGCTGGTTTCGGGGTCTCTGCATCTGCATCTGCGGCTGAAGACTGACACTGATGCTAATTTCTCCGCTCAGCTGTGCCAAAGAGACGGAGacgtgtgtgtttctacaggacCAGTCGTCTCACGCACAGTG ACAGGAGGCGCTGTAGAGTCAGACATCAGTGTTTCCCTGCCCTTCCTCTCCTCTGGACTCTGTGTGCAG gtttggCGTGTGGATCTTCATGGTCGGCGGATCATCTGTCCTGACT TGGTGCACCGCCGCTGGGGTCTCCTGCTGGGCTCTGCTGTggttctgctgctgctgctgttctgTGTCACACTCCACCTGCTGGACAGGAGCAGATCAG TGTTGCGCGGGTCCGAGCGCCGGCCGCTGCTGTTGGTCTGCTCCTCCAGTGATGCGCAGCATGTCTCTGCCGTCTGCAGTTTAGCCTCTGGCCTGCAGGGGGAGCTGTGCATGGATGTGCGGCTGGCGCAGTGGGGGCAGTGCTGCCCGCAGTCGTCTCTGGCTCAGCTAGGACCCGTCCCGTGGCTGTACGGCCAGACCCAGAGCGTGCAGAGGGCCGGCGGGCTGGTGCTGATCGCCTGGAGCCCTGAAGCACAGCAGGAGTACCACAGATGGAGGAGGAACGCTGCTGAAGAAGAGAAACCGGCGGAGGCGTCCTCCATTACGGCTCCAGAGGCGTCCTCCATTACGGCTCCAGTGTTCAGAGCGGCGCTGTCCTGTCTGTGGACGGGGATACACAGTGATGCCCGCGGACGGGGATTTGGATTAGTTTGCTTTCAGACTCTCGATAACAACAGCTGCATCCCGAAGCCACTGCGCTGTGTGCCGAAGTTCTGCCTCCCGAAGGATCTGCCCAGTTTAATCCACCAGCTGAGCGCGGCAGGGGATGGAGCCGGGCGCTGCTGGACCCGTCTGCTGTCCAAAGTGCTGTCGTTTTCTGCATCACGAAAACTGGCTCCGAGACTGGAGGCGGCGCTGTCAGTGCGGGACCCGCTCATCCTCCAGACCCCACAGAAGAGAGCAAACACACGCGGGAAACACAGACGCAGAAGTAGAGCTGGATCTGTGTGTTCATGCCAAAAGCAGAGCTCAGAGTCAAACCCCGCTCCACATCTGCCATCATAG